A window of Eubalaena glacialis isolate mEubGla1 chromosome 11, mEubGla1.1.hap2.+ XY, whole genome shotgun sequence genomic DNA:
CCCCTCTGGGCTGAGCTCAGTTGCAGCATCAATGAAACATGGTTGCCGGTGCCTGGCCTGATCAAACTCAAGGAAAGGATGCCATCAGGGTGGAAAAGCAAATGCTCTGAAAGGTACAGGCTCAGCCCCCTTGAGGGCCTGCAGTGCTGGGAAGAGGGGCTAGGCCTTGGTGGAAGCCTGGGGGCAGAGCTGAGAAGCAAGGCCTGGCTCCCCGGAGAGGTTGGGAGGAGTGGTGCAGCGCTGCAGGCTGGGGAGCAGGCTTCCCGGTCCTCTACATGCCCCAGAGCAGCAGGTCGGGAAGGCCCAAGGAAGACAAGACTagaggaggctggagggaggccACAGGGAGGCCACAGGGAGAGGCCACTGTCCGAGGCTGGGCCTgggctccctcccagagatgacCCCTTAGAGCCACAGAGAGACTGGTCCTGGGGAGGGTGGTACCTCCAGTTAaatctcccacccccccacccccccgcagaGGGTAGGGGGTCCTCAGGGAAAGCATGGGAACCACAAGTTGGGAGGCCTAGATCTTCAACTCACCTTCAATCCTGTCTagacttgacctctctgggcctcagtttcccatcatAAAATGCAAGTGGTTGTCCCAGCTTGCCTGTCTCCTGGGATTTGGGAAGAAAAGGAGTCATTTGGGGTAAACTGCCATGCACACTGCAATGGCTGGGGGTGGGCCATAACAGATTATAGAGTGGAGGCAGCCCCCTGCCAGGCGTGGCCTTCAACCCTTTCTCCTTCATCAAGTGGCTTCTCTGTCTCCAGCCCTTGCGGGTGAGGGCACTACAGGACATGAGGAAGGGAAGTTGGGGGTCAGAGACCAAGGATCAGGGAGGCAGGGCTTGGGGGAGAGTGAGGCCCCATCAGGCGGAAAGAAGTTTGCAAAACTAGAGCTTGTGTGGAGGTTGGAGGCCCAGTCCTCAGTCTGGTGTTCCCCTGAGGGGGATCTGTGGGTCTGAGGAAAGAGGGCCCCTGGCATTCCAGCATTTCCTGCTTTCCTGGTCAACCCTACTTTCCTGATTCCTGGGGCAAGTGAGCCTGTTCTGCAAGGGTGGCTGGGAGGCCCCTTAGGGAAATTCTGACTCTAACTCTTGTCAATAAAGTCAGTGACACATGACAACTGGCCTGGGCCAATTCCTCTGGCGGGCGCTGTGTTTTTAGACGGGTGTGCATGGGTGGGGGTGGGTACGGGCATCCATCTCTATCGGGATGCTCCTTCTCTCCTGTCTCTCAGCTCTGCGTGCCCAGGCCTCTTTGTGTATAGCCTCCCAGAATCCTGGTCCTCCAGGAGTCATGGAAGACGTTCCTGACAAGCCTCAGCCTGCACCCTTACAGATCTTGATCCAAAGGCAGTAGATATACTCTCTTCCTGTGTCCAAATATCAGATCTCATGCAAGAGAGCTGATTGGCTCTAACTGAGTCACATGATGGCCCCTTGGGCCAGTCACCAAAGACAAGGTGATAGAATGCCATGATTGGCCAGATGTGGGTCATGTGCCCATCTTTCCAGCTAGAGAGAAGGTGGGACACTGTGATGGACAGTTTGGCCTGACCATTGGGGTAGGAGTTGGGTCAGGGACTGACTATCAATGGCAGGGAGAGAAGAGCCAGGCAGCAACAATAacgggatgggggaggggtgtgtaAACACAGTGCagggcacataataggtgctcagggCATCTCAGCCATATCCACGAGTGAATGTGTATTGGGGTGTAACACCGAGGGCCTGCTGTGTGTGTGGCAGGTGTGCACCGGGTGGGAGCCGAGGAACTGCTTGCAGCCCAGGTTGTGTGGGGAGTGGGCCTGGGCCAGGGTCCCCTCTCTGGATCCCACAGCCCCCCAGCTTCCCCATCTCACCATATGTCACTACCTGTGCACGCtcttgtgcgtgtgtgtctgtgtgtgtgtggggaggggggtcCCAATAGCTTTGTCCCTCCAGGCAGGGGCTGTGCCTGATGCATCTGTGTTCCCAGGGCCTGGCAGTGCTGTGGGCCCCTCATATGACTATTTGGAATAAACGACTGAATGGGGGAAATTCCATTTCTCAATTCCAGGGGGGGGATTTTCACACTGTGACCCTAGCCTCCTTTGGATCTGTGCAATGTGGTGACCCTGAATAAATGGGGGGGGGCATCAGGGGAATGGAAGGAGTTATATGGGGGTTTGGGGCTGGGATCTGTGGGTTATGGGAACCACAAGGGCTGTGGGCTGAGGGCAGGCTCTGGGGCTGTGAGCCCGAGCCGGCAGGAGGGGGTGGCGATGACTCTCTCTGCCTGATTCCGTCTCTCCAGACATCCAAGTTGCTCAGACCCAAGACCTTACCTTGAACTTGTCTCTCAGAGgctgttgcctggcaacagccCATGGCCACCAGGCTCTGGACCAGGACTTCATATGTCAGCCTCAGCACCAGCAGAAAGGAGCTAGGAGTCTGCAGGGCCTGGGATAGGGGAGGCCAAGGCCGCCGGGCTTCAGGCCCTCCTCACCTccaaggggtgggggagatggaggCCACAGTCCCATGGGGAGGTGACAGCCTGGGTGCCACAGGACTCCAGACACAGAAGAAAGCACTCTAAAGGCGGCAAGAACCCCAGGCTGTAACGTGAGGAGCTCTCCCTGGAGTTGTGCAAGGCCACAGTCCCGCCGAAACCTCAGGGTGCTTCCCTGTCACTGGCAGGCCCTGGTGAGACTCTTGGTGATCCTACTGGAAGGCCATGGGGCAAACACATCCCCAAAATGTCAAGAGACCCAAAGTCAGGAGGCCTGGGACCTAGGCCCACTCTGCCATGAACCTACCACACAGCCTTGGCCATTCACTGACCTCTCTGGGCAAGATTCATTAAGTTAATAAAGACTTTTCTGAGCGCCCACTGTGTGCAAGGCCCTGACACCGGGCTGGGGAAACAGACACGGTTCCCGTGCCTTGTGGCGCTCACAGGCAACCACACAAGTAAATGGACCACTATCCAGTGGGGACGGCAGTGCACTGTGCTCTGGGGGATCACAGCTGGGGGGAGGGGTTCGTGTTGGGGGCGGCACTGAGAGCAGAGGGTGAACCTGAGTGTGCCCGGCAGGGGGACTGTATGTGCTAAGGCCCTGGGGTTGAAGGAAGGCAGtgaatgaaagggagaaaagcaGAGGTGAGGCCCAATTCAGGGACAGAAGCTGTGTCAGACAGGACCGCCTAGGAGGTTAATTCCAGTTGTGCATTGAACTGTGTATTGCTCCCCCATCAAATTCATATGAAGTCCTAACTTCTAGTACCTCCggatatgaccttatttggaaatagggtccttgCAGTTATAAGCAGTTAAGATGACGTCACCCTGGAGTCAGGTGGGGTCCtattccaatatgactggtgtttttaagaaaagggaagattaggacacagacacgaGCATGGGGAAAATGCTGGAGTGATGCTTCCACAAGttaatgccaaagattgccagcaaaccaccagaagctgggagagaggcctggaagaggtccttcctcacagccctcagaaggaagcaaccctgcctgacaccttgatcttggacttctagactgcagaactatgagaaaataaatttctcttgtttaaaccacctagtttgtggtactttgttctggcagcaaactaatacaattcCCACCTGCAAAACGGAGCCAACAGTCCCTCCTCTCCTGGGTCTCTGGAGGACCTTGaactaattcattcattctttccttcaacaAGTGTTTACAGAACAGCCACCAACTGCAAAAAGCTGAAGGCAGAGAAGTACAAGGCCTGTCTTCAGGGGTGAAGGAAGTTGTACTGAACATAAGAGATAAAGAGGTGGTTCTTAAGCCCCCGGAACCTGGAATTGTCTGGTTTTGAATCCCGGCTCATCCATTCACTAGCTGTTTGACCTAGAGCCAGTTAATTAactttcctgtgcctcagtttcctcctctttgAGATGAAGATGAGAGTAGATGTCTATTGttaagaagattaaatgaatagAGATTTATAAACAGCTTAGAACAGTGCATCATCGGTGCTATGTGTTAAATAAACATGAGAAGTGCTTTAACAGAAGCAAGAATCCAGCCATGGGTTGGGGAGGACATCTCCCCGGAAGGGTTATAGCCCAGCCAAGCATCAAGAGGGAACTGGAATTTGTGCACCAGGAGGAGGCATGCGAGATGTTCAAGGTACTAAGAACAGCTCTGCtacccattttatagctgaagaTAGTGAGGCCTGGGATGGTCATgtgatttgcccagggtcacagcacCAGAGGCAGGACCAAGAACCACGTTTTCCTAGCCCCCAGTCCAGTGTCCATAGCTTTTAGAAACTATGAAATTGAGGGCCAGGGTGGCAGGAGTGATGCTGGGGGTGGAAAGAGCTCTGAGGCCATTGGTGCCAGCTCCTTGGCGGACACTGGCGGTAACAGATGATATCCTTGGGCAAGACTCAACAGGCATGAAGGGCAGCCCAGACCAGCGGATCGATGATGCCGGGACAGACAGGGGCAGTGACGTCATCATCCTGCTGGTGGGCAACAAGACCGACCTGGCCGACAAGAGGCAGGCGACCATCCAGGAGGGCAAGCAGCGTGCCAAAGAACTGAGTGCCACGTTCATCGAGACCAGTGCCAAGACCGGCTACAAGGTGAAGCAGCTCTTCCGACATGTGGCCTCGGCTCTGCCTGGAATGGAGAATGTCcaggagaaaagcaaagaagGGATGATCGACATCAAGCTGGACCAACCCCAGGAGTCCCTGGCCAGCAAGGGCGGCTGCTCCCGCTAATGCAGCCTGACCGCTGGCTTCCTCTGACACTACTCACTTGTTGTGAGCACCCTCCAGCGAGGCCTGCAGCCTCGGCATAGGCCTGCCTGGCAGGCTAAGGTGGTGTGTACACAGGAGTGAATGTCAGTGGCACACTCATGCACATACGTGTGCACAGAGAGCAAGGCCAGGCTTCACTTTTTCACAGGCTCAAAGAAAGTGCCCGGGGCCACGCTTGGCCTCCTCCAGGGTCCCAGACACCCCAGGTCCTGGCTCACACAGCCCAGGAACACAGCCTGTACACAGCCAGGAGCTCCTGCCCTCTGGCCATCTTGTTAACAGGAAGGGAAAATGAGGCCTGCAGGAGTACGGGGCCTCTCGGTCCTGCCCTCTGCGTTAATGACCAGGAAATATGTCAATATTTGCACACAGGAACTGCTGGCCTTGCTGCGCTTGGTCAGTGCGCCCAGAGCCTGCTTGGTTTCGCCATCTGTAAGAGGAGGGGTTGTCTCTGTGCTCCGGCGCAGGCCTTCCGCCCGCTCATCAGATAGGGTGGGTCCTTCCTCCTTGCTGACCATGATAAATGGCAGCAATTATGGGGAGAACAAAGCAAACACACAATGCCCATTGACATGGGTGGTGTGGCAGGTGAGCTCACGGCCACACAACCCATTTCGAGCCTCACAGCCACCACTTCTTAGCTCTGCGTGCCTTTGGGCCAGCCTCAAAACCTCttggagcctgtttcctcatccataaaatgggctcGGTAGCCCCATCTCACAGGACTGTCGCAGGACCGGGAGGCGGCGGGTTGGCTCCGGCCGACGCCAGCGCTGTGCTCTGTGTCCGGCAGGGGGCGCCGCGTAACCTTCCCCTCTCCGCTTGGCGCCCTCAGCCGCTCCGCTCAGCCGGACTCGGCTCTATTCGGCACCACTCGGATCCACTCGGTCAGACCCGGCGATAATCGGCCGGACACGCTGGGCTCGGCCGGACTCGGCTCTGCTCGGCCAAGTTCGGCTTTGCTCGGTTCTGTTCGACTCCGCCGGGAGCTGGACTCGCAAAGGTCCCTCCCCGGCGCCGCAGCGGCTCCTTTCTCTCGTCTCGCTGTCTGCTTCCCGGGTAGAGGCGCGGTGGCCGGAGCAGAGCCGCTCCCTCCGTCCACAAGCCGGCGGGTTTCTCCGTGGCGGGGGTCTGGTCTGGCTGAGCGCTAGGTGGTGCCAAGAGTGGCTGCAGCTGGCGGCAGTCTTTTCCCAGGGTTTGATCCCGAAGCGGGTGGGCATGGAGGGGCTTCCCCGGCTTGGGGGTGGGAGTCACTCCCCTTAATTCTGCGGAGAGAAGCGGGGAGGATGGCGCTGGCCTCCCGCGTGCCTTGGCGACCCCATCATCCGGCTCTGCCACTAGTCAGCCGTGGGGAGGGAGCCAGTTGCTGCACCtatttccctgagcctcagtttcccactcTGTAACAACAGGGTCCTCGTCAGGGTCCAGGAGGACTGGGATGGGGCTggctctttccttctctgggccCCTTGGGgattctctttccccttctgtaaaatgggattaaacTCGCCCAACTCGGATTAACACCCGTAGGAACAGACATGGGTTGCTGAAAAGCCCAGGACGGAGAAACTGAGTCCGGAGAGCGAAGTTCACCCGGGATGACCCAGCTAGTCGAAGGAGGGGTATGCAGAACCCGGAAGCCGAGTGAGCGAGCTGCCTTGGAGAGGGAGGGTCCCATTGGACCCTCTGCCCGCTTTGCAGGAAGTGGGGTTTGGAGGAAGAAGTGAGGGAACGGGCGCCCCAGCCAGCTCCTGGCACGTCTTAGTGGGCCCTTCAtcttcccccttctcccctccttagCTCCCCAAGAAGGGGACGGGTGGGGAGCATCACAAGCCCGGGGTGGAATGGGGTGGGTGCCAGGCGCATAGCCTCTCCCCAGTAGGTGGCGCTCACGGTTTCCTTTGTTTAGTTTCTTTATTACCGTCCTAGAGCAATTAGATCTGTGACTTGCCAAACACGACTTGCATAGCTGACTCCGGGAATCATGTTTTGGGTTCTGTCTCACTTTATGACAGGcacacatttttcaaaaatgcatGAAGGGTTCTTGGTGCTTTGTAAGCACTGACTAAATGTCACTAGTTTTATATCTTCTTCCCAAACTTGGGCTGGAAGGTGGATGTGGCTAGGAGCTTGGTTCTGAGAGTTGGTGAGTGTGTGTCTCATCTGTGTGCATGAGGAGAATGGGCTCATGCCCTCACCCTATTCAGGGTTTAACGCGGGAGAAGCACTGCTTGGTGGCCAGTGTAGAGTACCCCCATGGGTTATCCCAGGCTGACCAGGCTGCTCAGATGGTCTTGGCCTCCTCATGTTCCTCTGGCCTCGGGTCACCAAGGCTCAGAGGTAGGGAGACATGCCCAAGGACACAAAGCTAGAAGGAGGTGGAGCTGAGACGTAACCCAGTTTTGTCTGCCCCAGGGCTGGGGCTCTGTCTCCAAGCTGCCTGGCTGGCCTGCTGGGGAGATCCTCAGAATGGCTGGGAGACCAAGGGCTGATGCACAAATGGGGTAATTTGCGACATggtgaaagagagagggaggaaaaatatTAGGGTAGTGTATAATATTCCTGAGTCCTGCTCTCTTgtctgccctgcccccagccagcTGCCTTGGACCAAGGGGGATAAGGAACCCTTTTCTGGGGCATTGACATTGGCTGGGAGTCAAAGGAGCTGGTCCTAGAACCTGATGAGAATCATGTGCTTTTCAGACCTCAGCCTCCTCACCTGTCAAGTGAGATGAGGCTCCTTCTCTGCAGAGGGGCTGTTGAGCGAGGCAGGGAGCACACAATGGGCCCTGGACCAAACCACTTCTGTGTCCCCACCCTGCTTCTCCACATCCCCCATCCGTCTTCCCTTCACTTCGCGTTTTCCTCAGATGCTAGGCTTCCTAAGCCAGATCTCTGTGAGACAGCCAGGAGCTGTGTTCTGCTCCAGTGCTGCTGACTCAGCCcttttccctctggtggcagcAGTGatgtgagggtggggagggggctccctcgcctccctccctctgcagccCTGGCTCCGTGCCCTGGGAATGCTGCCTGGGGCAGGGCCACATAGAGGGCACAGTCAGTGTGGACCTGGCAGTTTTCCCAGTGTCCTTAGGCCTTCCATCTGCTTTCCTTTGGGGCCCCTTGAACCACTAAGTAggcctggggtgagggtggggtacTCCAAGTGGGTTGGGAGGGGGAAGCAGCACAAAAC
This region includes:
- the LOC133101623 gene encoding ras-related protein Rab-6B-like — translated: MKGSPDQRIDDAGTDRGSDVIILLVGNKTDLADKRQATIQEGKQRAKELSATFIETSAKTGYKVKQLFRHVASALPGMENVQEKSKEGMIDIKLDQPQESLASKGGCSR